A stretch of DNA from Candidatus Neomarinimicrobiota bacterium:
AAATGACCGAATCGCTCAGCATCTGTGATTTGGTTGATTTGGAAACTAATGCCCGAACTCATAGCATTGAAATGGTAAACCAATTGCGCAGCTTCTTAAAGGAGAAAATTCATGTCTGAAATAATTGTTAAACAACTTTCTGAGGACGAGATCCAGGAAAAAGGAATTCGCTCCTGGTCAACATGGTCCTGTGATAAATCTGATTTTCCCTGGGAATACAGCGAACGAGAAACATGCTACATCATAGAAGGACAGGTGGATGTTGAAACTGAAAATGGCGAAACTGTATCCATCGGTGCCGGAGATTATGTCATTTTCCCCCAAGGAATTAAATGCACTTGGCATGTACACCAGGGGATTTATAAGCATTTTGCCTTTGGGT
This window harbors:
- a CDS encoding cupin domain-containing protein, which gives rise to MSEIIVKQLSEDEIQEKGIRSWSTWSCDKSDFPWEYSERETCYIIEGQVDVETENGETVSIGAGDYVIFPQGIKCTWHVHQGIYKHFAFG